In the Drosophila takahashii strain IR98-3 E-12201 chromosome 3R, DtakHiC1v2, whole genome shotgun sequence genome, one interval contains:
- the h-cup gene encoding FGFR1 oncogene partner 2 homolog, whose product MEGPTFPGPRGTLIQRTMDIAVSLAELEARTDELLIDAEKVDQDLANCRKFREEQLLKYLAETNSDEEQMQMLRENMELKETADEFYTGMALIMEKYREHSEGDMFIDSYQLKERYLAGLAEVVRAQDARIENMLELMKITADLEDRSSDENQEIIRKLSGENEQMRRQLQISSTDEVFRQGNLASSESSTQFEPSDSMEANSICSLESFLSCLSPSYMDDGNEDDDGSSSSSLVSQLEVIRFIEEALAENPEKQTE is encoded by the coding sequence ATGGAAGGTCCGACGTTTCCCGGACCCAGAGGCACACTTATCCAGCGGACCATGGACATTGCCGTCAGCCTGGCCGAACTGGAGGCCCGGACCGATGAGCTCTTGATTGATGCAGAGAAAGTGGACCAGGATTTGGCCAATTGTCGCAAGTTCcgggaggagcagctgctcaAGTACCTGGCGGAGACCAATAGCGACGAGGAGCAGATGCAGATGCTGCGGGAGAACATGGAACTCAAGGAGACTGCCGATGAGTTTTACACGGGAATGGCGCTGATCATGGAGAAGTACCGGGAGCACAGCGAGGGCGATATGTTCATCGATAGCTATCAGCTGAAGGAGCGCTACTTGGCCGGTTTGGCGGAGGTTGTGCGGGCGCAGGATGCCCGAATCGAGAATATGCTGGAGCTGATGAAGATCACCGCCGATCTGGAGGATCGCAGCAGTGACGAGAACCAGGAAATCATCCGTAAGCTGAGCGGGGAAAATGAGCAGATGCGCCGCCAGCTGCAGATTAGCAGCACCGATGAGGTTTTCCGCCAGGGTAACCTCGCCTCCAGCGAGAGTAGCACCCAGTTCGAGCCAAGTGATTCCATGGAGGCCAATAGCATCTGCAGCCTGGAGAGCTTCCTCTCCTGCCTCTCGCCGAGCTATATGGATGATGGGAACGAAGATGATGATGGCTCGTCATCTAGCTCATTGGTGAGCCAACTGGAGGTCATCCGCTTCATCGAGGAGGCTCTGGCCGAGAATCCCGAGAAACAGACGGAATAG
- the LOC108065589 gene encoding uncharacterized protein, with protein MSPKELIAPAQWVRFTKWLKIVRLRIQCASELQVMTASFHPFLKWVFFCLIAIIVILSLSTRDENTQYRTINEESRASEALEVEGSASYIANILPVKEEALPFFFVDTAKCKIPYVDPFESDAMAIYHPEHFETCSNETALVTPIYDISRQRYVLMINETLASSIMNSNEGEYNCYYQEITREQEHDSYDKVQRKYFTQYYEVPLHVQGLILACHRLGNESDILQSDAYTLIQYKPPPEGLSLEPSKRKPSVLMFGIDSLSRINLRRTMPKVHSFLKRDGWFELQGYNKIGDNTFPNLLALLTGYNPDSALENVCDWHEKNCLDRTPFIWQHFRNAGYLTAYAEDETGINTFNYFKPGFREQPTDFYLRPFQKAFESGMNTWKCHDCSMRYCIGRRITSSYAYDMARDFARRFVDERPIWGLFWSNSFSHDSFQMPSKMEDYVLQYLLDFQADGVFDQSIMIFLSDHGTRFGKLTSLKSGFLEERLPSMFIYLPPWFRDQYPEYASALQLNQNRLTSNYDLHNTLKHIIELGNSIDDFKLTKSPDCPKCQSVFLPIDESRTCEDAGIPEHYCTCVPYKRLKDGWAKRIAPQVISRINEYLAGRNLSGICSELTLKYIHKTAIKIDLDKNFHDEVPFTEVATYRTMFKVNQNTADFQATVLFNNITGSVEVAVPTISRLDSYAKVSTCVDDKTDKMYCICKSDI; from the exons ATGTCACCAAAAGAACTGATAGCTCCAGCACAATGGGTCCGATTCACCAAATGGTTAAAAATTGTTCGTTTGCGAATTCAGTGTGCAAGTGAACTCCAAGTGATGACAGCCTCATTCCATCCGTTCCTTAAATGGGTTTTCTTCTGCCTAATAGCCATAATAGTGATTCTCAGTCTTTCAACGCGAGATGAAAATACTCAATATAGGACAATTAACGAAGAGTCCAGAGCTTCTGAAGCTTTGGAAGTGGAAGGATCAGCTAGTTATATAGCTAATATCCTTCCTGTGAAAGAGGAAGCCTTACCTTTTTTCTTTGTGGACACAGCCAAGTGCAAGATTCCCTATGTGGATCCCTTCGAATCGGATGCCATGGCCATTTACCATCCCGAACATTTTGAGACCTGCTCCAACGAAACTGCTCTGGTGACCCCGATCTATGACATCAGTCGACAGCGTTATGTGTTGATGATCAATGAAACGCTGGCCTCTAGCATTATGAACTCTAACGAGGGGGAATACAACTGCTATTATCAGGAGATAACACGCGAGCAAGAGCACGACAGCTACGATAA GGTGCAGCGAAAATACTTCACGCAGTACTACGAGGTGCCGCTTCATGTTCAGGGCCTCATCTTGGCCTGTCATCGTCTTGGCAACGAGTCGGATATTCTGCAGAGCGATGCCTATACCCTCATCCAATATAAGCCACCTCCGGAGGGACTTTCCCTGGAACCGTCCAAACGGAAGCCAAGCGTCCTAATGTTCGGCATAGACAGCCTGTCGCGGATTAATCTACGTCGAACCATGCCAAAAGTTCATAGCTTTCTCAAGAGAGACGGATGGTTTGAGCTGCAGGGATACAATAAG ATTGGCGACAACACCTTTCCCAACCTTCTCGCCCTTTTGACTGGCTACAATCCAGACTCGGCCTTGGAGAATGTCTGCGACTGGCACGAGAAGAACTGCCTGGACAGGACTCCCTTTATATGGCAGCACTTTCGGAATGCCGGCTATCTGACCGCGTATGCCGAAGATGAGACTggcataaacacattcaacTACTTTAAGCCCGGCTTTCGGGAGCAACCCACCGACTTTTACCTCCGGCCCTTCCAGAAGGCCTTTGAATCGGGTATGAACACCTGGAAATGCCATGACTGCTCGATGAGGTACTGCATCGGGCGACGGATCACTAGTAGCTATGCCTACGATATGGCCAGAGATTTTGCCCGACGCTTCGTGGATGAGCGTCCCATTTGGGGTCTCTTCTGGTCGAATAGCTTCAGTCACGACAGCTTCCAGATGCCCTCGAAAATGGAGGACTATGTGCTGCAGTATCTTCTAGACTTCCAGGCTGATGGAGTGTTCGACCAGAGTATTATGATATTCCTCTCTGATCATGGAACTCGTTTTGGTAAGCTGACGTCCCTGAAAAGTGGGTTTCTGGAGGAGCGACTTCCCTCGATGTTTATCTACTTGCCACCCTGGTTTCGAGATCAATATCCCGAATATGCAAGTGCCCTGCAGTTGAATCAGAACCGCCTGACCTCAAACTACGATCTGCACAACACACTGAAGCACATCATCGAACTGGGTAATTCTATAGATGATTTTAAGCTAACCAAATCTCCCGACTGTCCCAAATGCCAGTCCGTATTTCTTCCCATCGATGAGTCGAGGACGTGTGAGGATGCTGGAATACCTGAACACTACTGCACCTGTGTGCCTTATAAAAGACTCAAGGATGGCTGGGCAAAGCGTATTGCTCCCCAGGTAATCAGTAGAATCAATGAATATTTGGCCGGCAGGAATCTCAGTGGCATTTGCTCGGAGCTAACTCTAAAATACATACACAAGACAGCGATAAAAATCGACCTAGATAAAAATTTCCATGATGAAGTGCCCTTTACAGAGGTGGCCACCTATCGCACCATGTTCAAGGTCAATCAGAACACCGCCGACTTTCAAGCCACCGTTCTATTTAACAACATCACAGGATCTGTAGAAGTCGCGGTGCCCACGATCAGTCGACTCGACAGTTACGCCAAGGTTTCGACATGTGTCGATGACAAAACCGACAAGATGTATTGCATTTGCAAGAGTGATATCTAA